The following are encoded together in the Zonotrichia albicollis isolate bZonAlb1 chromosome 10, bZonAlb1.hap1, whole genome shotgun sequence genome:
- the LOC141730397 gene encoding uncharacterized protein LOC141730397, giving the protein MNVKVNIVLSSITSDDEGEQRARSRQRAGRGTRALNFGQGADLGQSGQAKSPQKRKHCGTRGTQSPQRALHALPAPEPSPHQIAAAPWSALLSQRRLGTPPGLHSSPPPAPSAQGSAPVGALRGSFPRDLGTREGRRRGRGFRERDPRRLRALRAARAPPHAPRGCSLTAPKPANHGPPFSVRPVQSQPPCQSGSGPANLSPLSGGSTPQTGPAPATAALGAGGAVSSLPRQALLRTGRAAGSFQFRSWSGSGSGPGKRAGGGEQADAATAMAAAGAALEGTAGSHGAERGGNGRAGIGGAGRRCLGL; this is encoded by the coding sequence ATGAATGTGAAAGTCAATATTGTTTTATCATCTATAACATCCGACGACGAGGGTGAGCAGCGGGCCCGCAGCAGGCAGAGGGCGGGCAGGGGGACGCGGGCACTTAACTTTGGCCAGGGTGCTGATCTCGGCCAGTCGGGGCAGGCCAAGTCCCCGCAGAAGCGGAAGCACTGCGGTACAAGAGGCACCCAGAGCCCGCAGCGGGCGCTGCACGCCCTCCCCGCTCCCGAGCCCTCTCCTCACCAAATCGCCGCCGCTCCCTGGTCCGCCCTGCTGTCGCAAAGACGACTCGGAACCCCTCCCGGGCTACACTCCTCTCCGCCCCCTGCCCCGAGTGCCCAAGGGAGCGCTCCGGTAGGGGCTCTGCGGGGGTCTTTTCCCCGGGACCTGGGCACGAGAGAGGGCCGGAGAAGGGGACGGGGGTTTCGCGAGCGGGACCCCCGGCGCCTGCGAGCCCTTCGGGCAGCCCGAGCTCCGCCCCAcgctcccaggggctgcagcctgACGGCTCCCAAACCTGCCAATCACGGCCCGCCTTTCTCCGTCCGCCCTGTCCAATCACAGCCGCCCTGTCAATCCGGAAGCGGTCCCGCCAATCTCAGCCCGCTCAGTGGCGGCTCGACCCCTCAGACtggccccgctcccgccaccgCCGCTTTGGGAGCCGGCGGAGCAGTGTCCTCGCTGCCTCGGCAGGCGCTGTTGCGGACGGGAAGGGCGGCCGGGAGCTTCCAGTTCAGGTCCTGGTCGGGATCAGGTTCTGGTCCAGGGAAACGGGCAGGCGGCGGGGAGCAGGCTGACGCGGCCACTGCaatggcggcggcgggcgcagcACTTGAGGGGACCGCGGGGAGTCACGGAGCCGAGCGCGGCGGGAATGGGCGGGCTGGGATTGGTGGAGCCGGCAGGCGCTGCCTCGGGTTGTGA